One window of Magallana gigas chromosome 2, xbMagGiga1.1, whole genome shotgun sequence genomic DNA carries:
- the LOC105331311 gene encoding uncharacterized protein isoform X2 encodes MTSWMDDDNLSLSFSPNTAQTSRSKDQDGPALDQVIKAVLNQQRQDILNRRQEVFGTARYVAERMLLLTNGLHSLFRRYIRTTKTGKVDIIDFRALDPCVFQCCVAIKRPVRPQTFMFRHKRPREYPSHRMLLCINDTIPKVERIQVQHEWGHCVDRHGVIRPDFVLKWFNKGLEMTREAVMSEIAYMFDDPGPVTFDLCSYTSVKDGTLWLEVMELLDGTPTKEFRINFIPCIPLQEIPKQLSLPIPVPNRRPYFETNSELRATITRAIDKGVELFCLEARMFKWDLKTKFDPSIAISWQVGSGPLEDRAYKLISVMNTGTHFDNIILIIGKMKRENQEGFSSISYRMIIHAILHVHRRCMGQLHKCEEWLLAVLEFLLSQLRNRSAPSFFLNKLDFLSEYNSKSIEKTEKFLRVLIRDLRSNPEALYRIVHYEEPKSDDEDEDEEDEYEDNEKEDDEYEPPESSDGKRSFEEDCQFESDNYITDVTRADDSMDSEADDRNWAPSDSHDESNLATSDTLSKEDDIPVAYEDTSEPYTDEDVSKKRG; translated from the exons ATGACGTCATGGATGGACGATGACAACTTGAGCCTGAGTTTCAGTCCGAACACCGCTCAGACGTCACGGTCCAAAGACCAGGATGGACCCGCCCTCGACCAGGTCATCAAAGCCGTGCTG AATCAGCAGCGTCAGGATATCTTGAACAGGAGACAGGAAGTGTTCGGGACGGCCAGATACGTAGCAGAGCGCATGCTCCTCCTGACCAACGGCCTCCATTCTCTGTTCCGGCGCTACATCCGGACAACAAAAACCGGGAAGGTGGACATTATAGACTTCCGGGCCCTTGATCCCTGCGTCTTTCAGTGCTGTGTGGCAATAAAGCGCCCCGTCAGGCCTCAGACGTTTATG TTTCGCCACAAAAGACCTAGAGAGTACCCGAGTCATAGAATGTTACTTTGCATAAACGACACGATTCCGAAAGTGGAGCGGATCCAAGTTCAGCATGAGTGGGGCCACTGTGTGGACAGACACGGAGTGATACGACCGGACTTTGTGCTCAAATGGTTCAATAAAG GCCTTGAGATGACCCGTGAAGCCGTGATGAGCGAGATCGCCTACATGTTTGATGATCCGGGTCCCGTAACCTTTGACCTCTGTTCTTACACATCCGTCAAGGACGGCACTCTGTGGTTAGAGGTCATGGAGCTACTAGACGGGACACCAACAAAGGAGTTCCGGATCAACTTCATTCCCTGTATACCTCTCCAGGAAATCCCCAAACAGCTATCCCTTCCTATCCCTGTCCCAAACCGACGGCCCTACTTCGAAACAAACTCCGAGCTGCGCGCGACCATCACAAGAGCTATTGATAAAGGAGTGGAACTTTTCTGCTTGGAAGCTAGAATGTTCAAGTGGGACCTCAAAACAAAGTTTGATCCCAGTATTGCTATATCGTGGCAAGTCGGGTCAGGACCGCTAGAAGATCGCGCCTACAAGCTTATTTCAGTAATGAACACAGGGACACACTTCGATAACATAATTCTCATTATAGGAAAAATGAAACGAGAAAACCAGGAAGGGTTTTCGTCCATTTCATATCGCATGATAATCCATGCCATCTTACATGTTCACAGACGCTGTATGGGTCAGCTTCACAAATGCGAGGAATGGCTTCTCGCTGTCTTGGAGTTTCTTTTGTCTCAGCTTAGAAATAGATCCGCCCCATCTTTCTTCCTGAACAAGCTGGACTTTCTAAGCGAATACAATAGTAAATCAATAGAAAAGACGGAGAAATTCTTGCGGGTCCTCATACGTGACCTGAGATCTAACCCCGAGGCTCTGTACCGGATCGTGCATTACGAAGAACCGAAATCTGACGACGAGGATGAAGACGAAGAAGACGAATATGAAGACAATGAAAAGGAAGACGACGAGTATGAACCACCAGAATCCTCGGATGGAAAAAGATCTTTTGAAGAAGACTGTCAGTTCGAAAGTGATAACTATATAACTGACGTCACGCGAGCAGACGACTCCATGGATTCGGAAGCAGACGACCGGAACTGGGCTCCGAGTGATAGCCATGATGAAAGTAACTTAGCAACCAGTGACACTCTCTCCAAAGAGGACGACATACCAGTGGCTTACGAAGATACTTCAGAACCATACACGGACGAAGACGTATCAAAAAAGAGAGGCTGA
- the LOC105331311 gene encoding uncharacterized protein isoform X1, with the protein MRRAKSSIPFKRHRTPEVRRQKSAMTSWMDDDNLSLSFSPNTAQTSRSKDQDGPALDQVIKAVLNQQRQDILNRRQEVFGTARYVAERMLLLTNGLHSLFRRYIRTTKTGKVDIIDFRALDPCVFQCCVAIKRPVRPQTFMFRHKRPREYPSHRMLLCINDTIPKVERIQVQHEWGHCVDRHGVIRPDFVLKWFNKGLEMTREAVMSEIAYMFDDPGPVTFDLCSYTSVKDGTLWLEVMELLDGTPTKEFRINFIPCIPLQEIPKQLSLPIPVPNRRPYFETNSELRATITRAIDKGVELFCLEARMFKWDLKTKFDPSIAISWQVGSGPLEDRAYKLISVMNTGTHFDNIILIIGKMKRENQEGFSSISYRMIIHAILHVHRRCMGQLHKCEEWLLAVLEFLLSQLRNRSAPSFFLNKLDFLSEYNSKSIEKTEKFLRVLIRDLRSNPEALYRIVHYEEPKSDDEDEDEEDEYEDNEKEDDEYEPPESSDGKRSFEEDCQFESDNYITDVTRADDSMDSEADDRNWAPSDSHDESNLATSDTLSKEDDIPVAYEDTSEPYTDEDVSKKRG; encoded by the exons ATG AGGAGAGCGAAGTCGAGCATCCCATTCAAACGTCACCGAACCCCTGAGGTACGGCGCCAAAAATCTGCGATGACGTCATGGATGGACGATGACAACTTGAGCCTGAGTTTCAGTCCGAACACCGCTCAGACGTCACGGTCCAAAGACCAGGATGGACCCGCCCTCGACCAGGTCATCAAAGCCGTGCTG AATCAGCAGCGTCAGGATATCTTGAACAGGAGACAGGAAGTGTTCGGGACGGCCAGATACGTAGCAGAGCGCATGCTCCTCCTGACCAACGGCCTCCATTCTCTGTTCCGGCGCTACATCCGGACAACAAAAACCGGGAAGGTGGACATTATAGACTTCCGGGCCCTTGATCCCTGCGTCTTTCAGTGCTGTGTGGCAATAAAGCGCCCCGTCAGGCCTCAGACGTTTATG TTTCGCCACAAAAGACCTAGAGAGTACCCGAGTCATAGAATGTTACTTTGCATAAACGACACGATTCCGAAAGTGGAGCGGATCCAAGTTCAGCATGAGTGGGGCCACTGTGTGGACAGACACGGAGTGATACGACCGGACTTTGTGCTCAAATGGTTCAATAAAG GCCTTGAGATGACCCGTGAAGCCGTGATGAGCGAGATCGCCTACATGTTTGATGATCCGGGTCCCGTAACCTTTGACCTCTGTTCTTACACATCCGTCAAGGACGGCACTCTGTGGTTAGAGGTCATGGAGCTACTAGACGGGACACCAACAAAGGAGTTCCGGATCAACTTCATTCCCTGTATACCTCTCCAGGAAATCCCCAAACAGCTATCCCTTCCTATCCCTGTCCCAAACCGACGGCCCTACTTCGAAACAAACTCCGAGCTGCGCGCGACCATCACAAGAGCTATTGATAAAGGAGTGGAACTTTTCTGCTTGGAAGCTAGAATGTTCAAGTGGGACCTCAAAACAAAGTTTGATCCCAGTATTGCTATATCGTGGCAAGTCGGGTCAGGACCGCTAGAAGATCGCGCCTACAAGCTTATTTCAGTAATGAACACAGGGACACACTTCGATAACATAATTCTCATTATAGGAAAAATGAAACGAGAAAACCAGGAAGGGTTTTCGTCCATTTCATATCGCATGATAATCCATGCCATCTTACATGTTCACAGACGCTGTATGGGTCAGCTTCACAAATGCGAGGAATGGCTTCTCGCTGTCTTGGAGTTTCTTTTGTCTCAGCTTAGAAATAGATCCGCCCCATCTTTCTTCCTGAACAAGCTGGACTTTCTAAGCGAATACAATAGTAAATCAATAGAAAAGACGGAGAAATTCTTGCGGGTCCTCATACGTGACCTGAGATCTAACCCCGAGGCTCTGTACCGGATCGTGCATTACGAAGAACCGAAATCTGACGACGAGGATGAAGACGAAGAAGACGAATATGAAGACAATGAAAAGGAAGACGACGAGTATGAACCACCAGAATCCTCGGATGGAAAAAGATCTTTTGAAGAAGACTGTCAGTTCGAAAGTGATAACTATATAACTGACGTCACGCGAGCAGACGACTCCATGGATTCGGAAGCAGACGACCGGAACTGGGCTCCGAGTGATAGCCATGATGAAAGTAACTTAGCAACCAGTGACACTCTCTCCAAAGAGGACGACATACCAGTGGCTTACGAAGATACTTCAGAACCATACACGGACGAAGACGTATCAAAAAAGAGAGGCTGA